The segment AGTTTGTGCAGCGGCATATTCCGTGTGGTGAACACACCAAGATTTCGGTGTAAGGGCATGATCCATTCGTCAGAATCCAGCGCTAACGTGGCTCCCACGGCAATTGCTTCCTGGCCAATTCCACTAAACCATTTGCTAATTTTTCCCTGCCTGAGCAATAAAAGCATCTTTTCTTCGATTAATCTGGGGTACAGCAAGCTTCTATAAATACTCGTTAACTCGGTATTGGTAAGGTTTTTGCGTTCGAAGAGCATTTTAAAATTCAATATCTGATGAGAAACAAAGTTCAGGTTTCGTTCTGTTTAAAAAAGGATTTTCTTTTACTAATGTTTGTAATCGGTTGCCAGCTTCCGGCAACGATAAGGGCACAAGGTCAATCTGCCGAGAACAGCAATACCAAAGTCATTATTAAATCAGCTGAATTAAAGGTGAAACAGCAGGGCAGTAACTGGCAATTTGCCTTTCCCCGCATTCAGTTCAGGTCAGCACTGAAAGTGACCAACAGTAATGGAGCTGTGGTAAAAGCAGTAATGGTTGATGAAGGATTGGAAGCCATCAATGTTTCACTCAACAATCTGCCCAAAGGCATTTATCAATGTGTGTTGGAAAACCGCACGCAACGGTTTGCAGCCAGAGTAATGGTTCGTTAATTTATTTATTCTCCTTCCCTTCTTCTTTCAACACCATCTTGTGTACAATGGAGTTGATGATGGATAAACAGATGCTGAACAGTAATGCATACCAAAAGCCATCAACAATAAATCCTTTTACAAAATAAGCATCGAGCAGGATGATACAGGCGTTGATCACAAACAGGAACAAGCCTAATGTAAAGATGGTGGCAGGCAACGTAAACAGTACAAGAATAGGTTTCACCACCGCATCGAGCAGTGCTAACACAAATGCCACTGCAATTGCCGTAAAGAAATGATTGATGCTGATACCTGGTAACAGGTAAGCTAATACAAAGGCGTTAACAGCGGTAATTAGAACTTTTAAGACAAACTTCATACGTTATTGCTTTCTGATAAAGGAAACTAAAGATACTATTTACTGCTAATGATTTTCCAAATTATATAAATGTAAAACCGGCTTGCTTAATTGAAAGCAAGCCGGTTTGTATATACCTATCAGTTGAATTACTTGATGTTAAATGAAACCCGTGCAAAGACAAACCTTCCGTTAAATCCCATTTGCTGTACACGACGACTGTACATAAATCTTCCTAACGACATGTTGCTTGAATGTTTGTGCAGATCCTGGTATTCATCAAACAGATTATTTGCACCGGCAGTAACTGTAAAGAACTTGCCTATCTCATAACTCACAGAAATATCTGTTACCGTTTTTGGTGCAAACTCCTGGTCAAGCGTTTCACGTTGATTATTATTAAATGCATTCATTGGAAAAGCACCCGGGTTAGCAGGATTTATACTTGGATCGAGATAAGTAACTTTTCCAAAATAGGCCGTACGCAACATTACCCCTAGTTTTTTGAACTTATAATTCAACATAAAACTTGCTTTTGATTGTGGGTTGGCCACTTCAATACGACTTTGATCTTCACGATTAAAATAATTACCGAGCTGACCACTGTTGATCAAAACCTGGCTTGCTTTGATGATCGGCTTTCCATCTGCACCTTTACGAACTTCGTTCTTAATAAATGTTGCCGCCGCTGTAAAACGGAATTTATGTTCTCTTGCAATGTTGAATGAATAATTCACCACCGCTTCTATTCCTTTGTTACGTGTATCAATTGCATTGGTAAAGAAGTTGGCTGTTTGTGCACCTGCTGCACTTAGCAAAGCCTGCAATGCAGGATCGTTACCACCGTTAAAATTGTTGGTTAATACAATTCTGTTATCGATCTCAATAATATAACCATCCACTGTTATTTCAAGACCGGTAAACGGTTTTGCTGTAATGCCTGCACTATAGTTTCTGCTTGTTTCCTGTTTTAATTCCGGTATACCAAGAATTTTTGCAGGTGCACTTCCATTTGGAAATGTTCCGCTTTCAGTTGCTACTAATCCACCCGGGCCTGAAACAAACAACGTGTTTGTTTTTGCATAAAAACGTTGCTGCATACTTGGTGCTCTGAAACCTGAACTTGCTGCTGCACGGATTGTAAACTTATCGGCGATCTTATAACGGGAAGCGAGTTTGTAATTCAACGTGCTGCCAAAGTCGCTGTAGTTTTCAAAACGCAATGCTCCTTCAACCATCCACTCTCTTGTGAAATCCTGCTCCACATCAGCATACAATGCAATGTTATTTCTGCTGAAAGTTCCTGCAAACGGAGGTGTAAAGCCTGCAAATACCTGTGCGCCTGCTGCTGCACCGGACGGTACGTCGTAATTCCTGTAGGATGATTCCTCGCCGGCTTTCTGTCCGTACTGATCAACCCTCAGTTCAGAACCAAATGCCAGATTCATGCCATGCAGTACATTAAAATTCCTGCTGAAATCGATATTGGAAGTGATCTGTTGAAACTTCAATTCACCTGCATTAAATTTTGTTTGAGCATTGGTTGGTGTTTGCACAGCAAACTGCGAATAGTTCACAGAATTATCAACCGTAAAACCAAATGTGTTTACACCAAAGGTTTCACTGAAGCTTGCATTCCATTGTCCCACTTTTCCTTCAAATGCTGCGGATATAGAATAATCCTGGATGTTTGTTTGAATGAGCGGAAGAAATCCTTCAGGATAAAGTTCTAACGCTTCACCTCTGTAAGTTGAACCTGCACCGCTGAATACTGAACTCGGGTATCTGTAAAAACCTGCGGCCTCACCATTTTTCTTATTGTATCCACCAAACACATTCAGGTTCCAGCCACCACCTAACGGAAACTGGCTGTTAACCATCAAAGAACCACCGGCAATTTTAGAGTTACCGATACGCATGTCAAATGTATTACGGTTGGTTCCTCTTGCTGCCATGATGCTGTCGTCTTTATTTTGTCCTCCAACCGATGGATAGATCTGTCCTGTGTATGTGCCGGTGCGGTTACTGAAATCACGCAGATTGTATTCACCACTGAAATTCATGTACCCTTGATTTTTAAATCCAATACCATAATTCAATCCGGCCTGGAACGTACCACCATCATTCACCTTTTGATCGGGAGCCTCGCCTCTGTTTGTGGTTTTAAATAATGCATAATCTTTTGGGTAAGCAGTAATATTTTGTCCGTATGAAACACTGCCATTCAGAATGCCTGTACTTTTTTTCAATACAATATTTATTACACCTGCTATGGCATCGCTACCATATTGTGCTGCTGCACCATCACGTAATACTTCCACACGTTCAATTGCGGTTACCGGAATTGCACTCAGATCTGTTCCCACCTGTCCACGGTTTACAGTCCCGTTTACGTTTACCAATGCACTTTGGTGACGTCGTTTTCCGTTGATCAAAACAAGGATCTGATCTGTACCCAAACCTCTTAGTTGAGCGGGATCCACATGATCTGTTCCATCAGCAATAGTTTGTCGGCTACTTTGAAAGGATGGCGCAACATAAGTAAGTATCTGGTTCAGATCTGTCTGCCCCACCTGGTTAGCAATTTGCGTGATGGGGATGATGTCAACCGCAACCGGTGTCTCAGTTCTTGTTCGGCTAAGATTGCGGCTGCCAACCACAACAATATCGGTTAACTGTTCTGTTGGTACGAGCGAAATTTCAAGTCCTGATGTTACAGAAGAAATAGCAATGTCTTTGCTTTCATAACCTACATAACTTATGGTGATTGTTTTTGCCTGGTCAGAAACAGACAACGAAAACTCACCGGCCGTATTGGTGCTTGTTCCTCCCGTTCCTCCCTTTACCACAACGGATGCGCCTTGCAGTGGTTGCTTTGTTTTGTAGTCTTTAACCGTACCGGTAATAACTTTTTGTGCCACAGAAAAGATTGGCAGAAATAATAACACGATGTAGAAGATTCTCTTGCTCATATGCATTTGCTTTAGTTAGTGAAATAATAAGGGGACGGAACTACAATGTGAATAGAGAGGGGATCAGGTAAGGAGTTTCACACAGATAAGAAACAGCTAATTCCTATATGAAATTTAAGCATTAATAGCCGAAAAAAAATGGATAGCTGTTATTTATT is part of the Lacibacter sediminis genome and harbors:
- a CDS encoding phage holin family protein; the protein is MKFVLKVLITAVNAFVLAYLLPGISINHFFTAIAVAFVLALLDAVVKPILVLFTLPATIFTLGLFLFVINACIILLDAYFVKGFIVDGFWYALLFSICLSIINSIVHKMVLKEEGKENK
- a CDS encoding TonB-dependent receptor, whose protein sequence is MSKRIFYIVLLFLPIFSVAQKVITGTVKDYKTKQPLQGASVVVKGGTGGTSTNTAGEFSLSVSDQAKTITISYVGYESKDIAISSVTSGLEISLVPTEQLTDIVVVGSRNLSRTRTETPVAVDIIPITQIANQVGQTDLNQILTYVAPSFQSSRQTIADGTDHVDPAQLRGLGTDQILVLINGKRRHQSALVNVNGTVNRGQVGTDLSAIPVTAIERVEVLRDGAAAQYGSDAIAGVINIVLKKSTGILNGSVSYGQNITAYPKDYALFKTTNRGEAPDQKVNDGGTFQAGLNYGIGFKNQGYMNFSGEYNLRDFSNRTGTYTGQIYPSVGGQNKDDSIMAARGTNRNTFDMRIGNSKIAGGSLMVNSQFPLGGGWNLNVFGGYNKKNGEAAGFYRYPSSVFSGAGSTYRGEALELYPEGFLPLIQTNIQDYSISAAFEGKVGQWNASFSETFGVNTFGFTVDNSVNYSQFAVQTPTNAQTKFNAGELKFQQITSNIDFSRNFNVLHGMNLAFGSELRVDQYGQKAGEESSYRNYDVPSGAAAGAQVFAGFTPPFAGTFSRNNIALYADVEQDFTREWMVEGALRFENYSDFGSTLNYKLASRYKIADKFTIRAAASSGFRAPSMQQRFYAKTNTLFVSGPGGLVATESGTFPNGSAPAKILGIPELKQETSRNYSAGITAKPFTGLEITVDGYIIEIDNRIVLTNNFNGGNDPALQALLSAAGAQTANFFTNAIDTRNKGIEAVVNYSFNIAREHKFRFTAAATFIKNEVRKGADGKPIIKASQVLINSGQLGNYFNREDQSRIEVANPQSKASFMLNYKFKKLGVMLRTAYFGKVTYLDPSINPANPGAFPMNAFNNNQRETLDQEFAPKTVTDISVSYEIGKFFTVTAGANNLFDEYQDLHKHSSNMSLGRFMYSRRVQQMGFNGRFVFARVSFNIK